In the Alistipes provencensis genome, GTCGAGGCCATCTCGATGGAGGCTCCCAAGACCAAGTCGGTAGCGGCTCTGGCCGAGGCGCTGAAGGTCGATGACAAGAAGGTTCTGCTCGTTCTTCCGGAATCGAACGTGAACCTGCAGTTGTCGTGCCGCAACCTCACCTATGTGAAGCCCGTGCTGGCTCAGAACGTCTGCACATACGACGTGATGAACGCATCGGCCATCGTATTGGTAGAGGGCGCCGAGAATGTATTGAATACGATGTTAGCTTAAAAACGCAAGTTACAATGAACATTATTATTAAGCCGGTTTTGACCGAGAAAATGACGATTCAGGGCGATAAGTTGAATCGCTACGGTTTTATCGTTGACGTAAAGGCTAACAAGCTGCAGATTCGCAATGCCGTAGAGCAGATGTACAACGTCGTCGTTACGGACGTGAACACCGTGAACTACATGGGCAAACTCAAGAGCCGCTATACCAAGGCTGGTCTTCTGGAGGGTCGCGCCAATAACTTCAAGAAGGCTATCGTCACCTTGAAGGATGGAGACAAGATCGATTTTTACAGTAATATCTAACGAAGATGGCAGTAAGAAAATTTAAACCTGTTACCGCAGGTACGAGACATAAGATTGTCGGCACGTTCGACGAGATAACGACGAACAAGCCGGAGAAGTCGCTGCTGAGCCCCAAAAAGAGCTCGGGCGGACGTAACAGCGCCGGTAAGATGACGGTTCGCTATATCGGCGGCGGTCACAAGCAGATGTATCGTAATGTCGACTTCAAACGTGCGAAGGACGGCATGGCTGCAACGGTAAAATCGATCGAGTACGACCCCAATCGTACCGCACGCATTGCACTTCTGGTTTACGCCGACGGTGAGAAGAGCTACATCATCGCACCTAACGGACTCCAAGTCGGTCAGACCGTAATGAGCGGCGCAGGCGTTGCTCCTGAGGTCGGAAACACGCTCTTCCTGAGCGAGATCCCTCTGGGTACGGTCGTGCACAACATTGAACTCTACCCCGGTCAGGGTGCCGCCATGGCACGCTCGGCCGGTTCCTACGCCCAGTTGCTGGCTCGTGAGGGCAAATTCGCCATCATCAAGCTGCCTTCGGGCGAGACTCGTATGGTACTCGTAACTTGCCGTGCTACGGTGGGTGTCGTGTCGAACGTCGACCACAGCCTCGAGCAGTCGGGCAAGGCAGGACGCGAGCGTTGGCTCGGCCGTCGTCCCCGCACCCGTGGTGTCGTCATGAACCCGGTGGATCACCCGATGGGTGGTGGCGAAGGACGTGCGTCGGGTGGTCACCCGCGTTCGCGCAAGGGTCTGCTTGCCAAGGGTTATAAGACTCGTAACCCGAAGAAGACGACCTCGAAGTTTATTATTTCCAAGAAGAAAAAATAATTAAATAAGAGTACATAATGAGCCGTTCATTAAAAAAAGGACCGTTTATCGACCCCAAGCTCGAGGCGAAAGTCGTCGCTCAGGCCGAAGGGAATAAAAAGTCGGTAATCAAGACATGGTCACGCGCAAGTATGATCTCGCCTGACTTCGTAGGTCAGACGGTAGCTGTCCACAACGGAAACAAATTCATTCCGGTGTATGTAACAGAGAACATGGTAGGTCACAAACTCGGTGAGTTTGCCCCCACCCGCAACTTCCGTGGTCATGCAGGTAACAAGAAAAAATAGGTAGAAAATGGGTGCAAGAAAAGCAAATATGGCCGAGAAAATAAAGGCCGAAAAGAAGCAGAAGGCAATCGCCATTATGCGTGACTGCCCGACCTCTCCCCGTAAGATGCGCCTGGTGGCCGACATCATCCGCGGCGTGGAGATCAACAAGGCTCTGGGCATCCTTCGTTACTCGAAGAAGGAGGCGTCGATCCGTATGGAGAAGCTCCTCAAGTCGGCGATCGCCAACTGGGAGGCCAAGAACGAGTCGGAGCGTCTGGAGGACACGAAGCTCTGCGTGAAAGAGGTATTCGTCGACTGCGGTCGCATGCTGAAGCGTATTCAGGCTGCGCCCCAAGGTCGCGCACACCGTATCCGCAAGCGTTCGAACCATGTGACGATCGTAGTTGACAAAATGGTAACCGTAGAAAACAAGTAATCAGATGGGACAGAAAGTTAATCCGATAGCAAATCGTCTTGGCATCATCCGCGGTTGGGATTCCAACTGGTTCGGAGGCAAGGATTTCTCCGACAAACTCGTCGAGGACGCCAAGATCCGCAAGTATCTGAATGTCCGTCTGGCCAAGGCGAGCATCTCGAAGATCATCATCGAGCGCACGCTGAAACTCGTGACGGTTACGATTTCGACCGCCCGTCCGGGTATCATCATCGGCAAGGGCGGACAGGAGGTCGACAAACTGAAGGAGGAGCTGAAGAAGCTCACCGGCAAGGAGATCCAGATCAACATCTTCGAGGTGAAGCGCCCCGAGGTGGACGCCGTGATCGTCGGTCAGAACATCGCCCGCCAGTTGGAGGGCCGTGTATCGTTCCGCCGCGCCGTGAAGATGGCCGTGGCTTCGACCATGCGCATGGGTGCCGAGGGTATCAAGATTCAGGTTGCCGGCCGTGTAGGCGGCGCCGAGATGGCCCGTACCGAGACGATCAAGGAAGGACGCATTCCGCTGCACACGTTCCGCGCAGATATCGACTACTGCCTGACGGAGGCGCTCACCAAGGTGGGTATTCTGGGCGTGAAGGTCTGGATCTGCCAAGGCATCGTCTACGGACAGCGCGACCTGTTCGAGATCGCAGGCGCTTCGGCGCAGGCTCCCTCGGGCGACCGCGGTGAACGCGGAGACCGTCGTGGCGGACGCGGAGATCGTGGCGACCGTCGCGGTGGCGATCGTCGTGGCGGGGACCGTCGCGGTGGACGCGGAGACCGTCGCAACAACAATCAGTAGTAAGTAGGACCTTTTTAAAGCAGAACTAACATGTTACAGCCGAAAAAGACCAAATTTAGAAGAATGCAGAAAGGCCGTATGAAAGGTATCGCTCAGAGAGGAAACCAACTTGCATACGGATCGTTCGCAATCAAGGCACTTGAATCGACCTGGATCACAGGTCGTCAGATAGAGGCGGCCCGTCAGGCCATTACGCGTTACATGAAGCGTGAAGGTCAGTTGTGGATTCGCATCTTCCCCGACAAACCCATCACGAAGAAGCCCGCCGAGGTGCGTATGGGTAAGGGTAAGGGTAATCCCGAAGGCTTCGTGGCGCCAGTTACGCCCGGACGCATTCTCTTCGAGGCCGAAGGTGTGCCTCTGGAAGTAGCTCAGGAGGCGCTGCGCCTGGGAGCCCAGAAGCTGCCCATTACCACCAAGTTTATCGTAAGACGTGACTACGTCGAAACCACAATTTAAGGGAACGCAAAATGAAAAGTGCAGAAATCAAGGATATTTCGATCAAGGACCTGCAGGAACGCATCGAGACCGAAAAGGCCCAGCTCGGGAAGTTGAAGGTGCAGCACGCAGTGTCCCCCGTCGAGAACCCGTCGATCATCAAGAAGAACCGCAGAGATATAGCTCGCATGCTGACCATTCTGCGTCAAAAAAACGCTAAATAAGTAACAACTATGGAAAGAAATCTTAGAAAAGAGCGTATCGGTGTGGTTGTCAGCAACAAGATGGAGAAGACCATTGTGGTTGCAGTAGCACGTAAGGTGAAGCATCCTATCTACGGCAAGTTCGTGAACAAGACGACGAAATTCGTCGCCGAGTCGCTCGACGAGACCTGCAAGGAGGGTGATACCGTGCGTATCATGGAAACCCGCCCGCTGAGCAAGACCAAGCGTTGGAGATTAGTACAAATCATTGAAAGAGCTAAGTAGTTATGATACAACAGGAAAGTAGACTCGTAGTAGCTGATAACAGCGGTGCGAAGGAGGTCCTCTGCATCCGGGTGCTCGGCGGCACGAAGCGTCGCTACGCATCTATCGGCGATAAGATCGTGGTGGCCGTGAAGAGCGCGACCCCCTCGGGCGATGTCAAGAAGGGCGCCGTATCGAAGGCGGTCGTCGTAAGAACCACGAAGGAAATCAGGCGTGCAAACGGTTCGTACATTCGTTTCGACGACAACGCCGTGGTGCTGCTTAACAACCAGGGTGAAATGCGCGGTACTCGTATATTCGGCCCCGTAGCTCGTGAGCTGCGCGACCAGTATATGAAGATTATCTCCCTCGCACCCGAAGTATTGTAATCATAAAAACAATTTCGGATATGTCAGTGAAATTACATATTAAGAAAGGGGATCAGGTTCAGGTCATTGCCGGCGACGGCAAGGGCCAGACGGGTAAAGTCCTGAAGGTCGAGGTTTCGAAGCAGCGTGCCATCGTTGAAGGCGTGAACCTCTGCAAGAAGGCCACCAAACCCAATGCGCAGAATCCCCAAGGCGGCATCATCGAGAAAGAGGCTCCGATCCACGTCTCGAACCTGATGCTCATCGACCCCAAGTCGGGCAAGCCCACCAAGGTCGGCCGCAAGCTCAATGCAAAAGGTAAATTAGTTCGTTTCGCTAAAAAGTCAGGGGAGGAGATCAAATAATGGGATACGTACCTACACTCAAGACACGGTATAAGGAGCAGATCAAGGCTGCCCTTATGAAGGAGTTCGGTTACTCGAGCGTTATGCAGTGCCCGAAGCTCGAAAAGATCGTCATCAACCAAGGTATGGGTCAGGCTGTCGCCGACAAGAAACTCATCGACGTGGCTGAAGCCGAACTGACTACGATCACCGGCCAGAAGGCTGTTCAGACCCGTTCGCGCAAGGACATCTCGAACTTCAAGCTGCGTAAGGGCATGCCCATCGGCGTGCGCGTGACGCTGCGCGATACGAAGATGTACGAGTTTCTGGAGCGTCTGATCGCAGTGGCGCTTCCCCGAATCCGCGACTTCAAGGGAATCAATGAGAAGTTCGACGGCCAAGGCAACTACACCTTGGGCATCACCGAGCAGATCATCTTCCCGGAGATCGACATCGACAAGATCACCAAGATCTTCGGCATGGAGATCACGTTCGTAACGACGGCCAAGACCGACGAAGAGGCTTATGCCCTGCTCCGCGAGTTCGGCCTTCCTTTCAAAAACGCTAAAAAGAACAACTAAGCTATGGCAAAAGAATCGATGAAAGCCCGCGAGGTGAAGCGTGCGAAGCTTGCAAACCGCTATGCTCACAAGCGCGAGGAGATCGCTGCCAAGGTGAAGAGCGGTGAGATGGACCACGAGGAGGCATGGCAGGCGCTTTCGAAGCTGCCCCGCAACTCGAATCCGATCCGTCAGCACAACCGCTGCAAGATCACCGGCCGTCCCAAAGGCTACATCCGCCTGTTCGGCATCAGCCGTATCCAGTTCCGTGAGATGGCCTCGAAGGGTCTGATCCCGGGCGTTACGAAGGCCAGCTGGTAGCAGCCGCAGGGGCGCGGCGACGGGGAGGGCGCGGATGTGTCGCTGCCCGGAGCCGGAAAACCTGCAATTCTGAATAAAGTTCCGTCTTCCGGAAGGTGAAAAGCCTGCGGAGAGCGTGTCTCTCGGAAGGAAGCGGGGCAGATAGGGGTGTGTAACCCATGTAGATACGTCACAGTGTCGGGGAAAGTGCCGCCGCAAGCGGTAACTTCCCGATATGTGGGGCGTAGCGAAGGGTTGGACGCTTGGTTACAAATTTCTCGGACCGAGGGGCCGGAGGACTGAAACCGGAGTTGCGTGAGGCAGCAACGGAGGATGCCGGAAGGTCGCCGTGTGGCCGCAGGAAGTGACCGGGGCGGATCGCGGAGGCGGGTGCCCGGGTGATTTCCGAAGGCACGGCCGGTTGCTGAACGGGAGTTTTGTGCGGATATATGTTAGCAACATACTGGGTGCTAACATTGTCTGCGTTCCGGGGGCAATGGCAAAATCGCTAAAAATCAGGCGGTAATCTTGGTCGTTTGGGAAATAATGCGTATATTTGCGCGCTTTGTGCCCTCGTGTGCGTATGCGAACGAGGGGCGAAAAAAGGGCCGAAAACCGGTTGGCGGATGTCAATGGGTTGAAAGCCAAATGATTAAAAACAAGGGTTGTTTGATATGTATTGCAGGAACCAAAGAGTGCGTCGGATTTGCCCGGTGCAATCCGATGATTTCGGGACCTTGCCGTAAAGTCCCCTCCGATGGAGGGGATTTAGGGGAGGGTCAGGCTTGTAAACGCAGCCGCAGGCTGCGAATACGGCGGTCCGGAGCATGGGAACCTGCCTGAAATATCAAAGGCTCGAATAATAAACTAACTTTTAATTTTTAATTTCTATTCGTTATGACTGATCCTATTGCGGACTTTCTGACCAGAATTAGAAACGCGGTGAAAGCCAACCACAAGGTGGTTGAAGCTCCCGGTTCAAAAATTAAGCAGGAGATGACCAAGATCCTCTACGAGCAGGGTTACATTCTCGCTTACAAATTCGACAAGGACGAGAAGGGCCACCCGTCGATCAAAATCGCTCTGAAGTGGGATGCCGCCACCAAGACCAACGCCATCAAGGACCTCAAGCGCGTCAGCCGCCCGGGTCTGCGTCAGTATGCGTCGGTTTCGGACATGCCCCGCGTACTGAACGGTCTGGGCATCGCCATCATTTCGACCTCGAAAGGCATCATGACCGACGCTCAGGCCCGCAAGGAGAACGTGGGCGGCGAGGTGCTGTGCTACATCTACTAATTGCAAATCATTAAAGAACAACACAATGTCAAGAATTGGTAAATTACCTGTAAACCTGCCTGCCGGCGTTACCGTAGAGGTATCGGCCGACAATACGGTAAGCGTGAAAGGGCCACTCGGGACGCTGAGCCAGAAAGTTGACTCGGATATCACGGTAGAGGTCGGCACGCATACGGATGTCCGCACGGGCGCGGAAGTTCCCGCCGTTCTGGTGAGCCGTCCCACCAACCAGCCCCGCCACCGCTCGATGCACGGCCTGTACCGTGCGCTGATCAACAACATGGTTGTCGGCGTATCGAAAGGCTATGAGATCAAGCAGGAGCTCGTGGGCGTCGGCTTCAAGGCCGAGGTCAAGGGTCAGGTTCTGGAGATGAGCCTCGGCTATTCGCACGATACGCATTTCCTGCTGCCCAAGGAGGTGACCGCTACGGCCGTTACCGAGAAAAAGGGTAACCCCATCGTAACGTTCAAGTCGATCGACAAGCAGCTTGTCGGCCAAGTCGCCGCCAAACTCCGTTCGCTGCGCAAGCCGGAGCCGTACAAGGGCAAGGGTATCAAGTTCGTAGGCGAGCAGATCCGTCGCAAGGCCGGTAAATCAGCAGGTGCTAAATAGTAAATAGTCTGAAGTTATGTCACTGAACAAGATAGAAAGAAGAGAGAGGATCAAGATGCGTATCCGCAAGATCGTGAGCGGAACGCCTGCACAGCCTCGCATGACTGTATATCGTAGCAACAAGCAGATCTACGTGCAGTTCATTGATGATCTCGCCGGTGTAACCCTTGCCACGGCTTCCTCGCTGGACAAGGAGGTGGCCGAAGCCGCTGCCGGTAAGAACAAGTGCGAAGTAGCCGCCCTGGTGGGCAAGCTGGCCGCCGAGCGCGCCACGGCCAAAGGCATTTCGGCCGTCGCTTTCGACCGTAACGGTTACCTGTATCACGGAAGAGTTAAACAGCTGGCCGAAGCAGCACGCGAAGGCGGACTTAAATTCTAAGCGATTATGTCAAATACCAACATAAAGAAAGTACGCACGAGCGATCTCGAACTCAAGGACCGGCTCGTCAGCATCCAGCGTGTTACCAAGGTTACGAAGGGTGGTCGCACGTTCAGTTTTTCGGCCATCGTCGTCGTCGGTAACGAGGACGGTGTGGTAGGCTACGGCCTGGGCAAGGCTTCGGAGGTACAGTCGGCCATCGCCAAGGGCGTGGAGGATGCCAAGAAGAACCTCGTCAAGATCCCGGTGATCAACGGTACGATCCCCCACAAGCAGGAGTCGCGTTTCAGCGGTTCGCTCGTGATGATTCGTCCGGCCGCTCCCGGTACGGGTATCATCGCCGGCGGTGCCATGCGTGCCGTGCTGGAGTCGGTGGGTATCAAGAACGTGCTTGCCAAGAGCAAGGGTTCGTCGAACC is a window encoding:
- the rplW gene encoding 50S ribosomal protein L23, translating into MNIIIKPVLTEKMTIQGDKLNRYGFIVDVKANKLQIRNAVEQMYNVVVTDVNTVNYMGKLKSRYTKAGLLEGRANNFKKAIVTLKDGDKIDFYSNI
- the rplB gene encoding 50S ribosomal protein L2, translated to MAVRKFKPVTAGTRHKIVGTFDEITTNKPEKSLLSPKKSSGGRNSAGKMTVRYIGGGHKQMYRNVDFKRAKDGMAATVKSIEYDPNRTARIALLVYADGEKSYIIAPNGLQVGQTVMSGAGVAPEVGNTLFLSEIPLGTVVHNIELYPGQGAAMARSAGSYAQLLAREGKFAIIKLPSGETRMVLVTCRATVGVVSNVDHSLEQSGKAGRERWLGRRPRTRGVVMNPVDHPMGGGEGRASGGHPRSRKGLLAKGYKTRNPKKTTSKFIISKKKK
- the rpsS gene encoding 30S ribosomal protein S19, coding for MSRSLKKGPFIDPKLEAKVVAQAEGNKKSVIKTWSRASMISPDFVGQTVAVHNGNKFIPVYVTENMVGHKLGEFAPTRNFRGHAGNKKK
- the rplV gene encoding 50S ribosomal protein L22; translated protein: MGARKANMAEKIKAEKKQKAIAIMRDCPTSPRKMRLVADIIRGVEINKALGILRYSKKEASIRMEKLLKSAIANWEAKNESERLEDTKLCVKEVFVDCGRMLKRIQAAPQGRAHRIRKRSNHVTIVVDKMVTVENK
- the rpsC gene encoding 30S ribosomal protein S3, whose protein sequence is MGQKVNPIANRLGIIRGWDSNWFGGKDFSDKLVEDAKIRKYLNVRLAKASISKIIIERTLKLVTVTISTARPGIIIGKGGQEVDKLKEELKKLTGKEIQINIFEVKRPEVDAVIVGQNIARQLEGRVSFRRAVKMAVASTMRMGAEGIKIQVAGRVGGAEMARTETIKEGRIPLHTFRADIDYCLTEALTKVGILGVKVWICQGIVYGQRDLFEIAGASAQAPSGDRGERGDRRGGRGDRGDRRGGDRRGGDRRGGRGDRRNNNQ
- the rplP gene encoding 50S ribosomal protein L16, whose amino-acid sequence is MLQPKKTKFRRMQKGRMKGIAQRGNQLAYGSFAIKALESTWITGRQIEAARQAITRYMKREGQLWIRIFPDKPITKKPAEVRMGKGKGNPEGFVAPVTPGRILFEAEGVPLEVAQEALRLGAQKLPITTKFIVRRDYVETTI
- the rpmC gene encoding 50S ribosomal protein L29; this encodes MKSAEIKDISIKDLQERIETEKAQLGKLKVQHAVSPVENPSIIKKNRRDIARMLTILRQKNAK
- the rpsQ gene encoding 30S ribosomal protein S17, which gives rise to MERNLRKERIGVVVSNKMEKTIVVAVARKVKHPIYGKFVNKTTKFVAESLDETCKEGDTVRIMETRPLSKTKRWRLVQIIERAK
- the rplN gene encoding 50S ribosomal protein L14, whose translation is MIQQESRLVVADNSGAKEVLCIRVLGGTKRRYASIGDKIVVAVKSATPSGDVKKGAVSKAVVVRTTKEIRRANGSYIRFDDNAVVLLNNQGEMRGTRIFGPVARELRDQYMKIISLAPEVL
- the rplX gene encoding 50S ribosomal protein L24, whose amino-acid sequence is MSVKLHIKKGDQVQVIAGDGKGQTGKVLKVEVSKQRAIVEGVNLCKKATKPNAQNPQGGIIEKEAPIHVSNLMLIDPKSGKPTKVGRKLNAKGKLVRFAKKSGEEIK
- the rplE gene encoding 50S ribosomal protein L5 — its product is MGYVPTLKTRYKEQIKAALMKEFGYSSVMQCPKLEKIVINQGMGQAVADKKLIDVAEAELTTITGQKAVQTRSRKDISNFKLRKGMPIGVRVTLRDTKMYEFLERLIAVALPRIRDFKGINEKFDGQGNYTLGITEQIIFPEIDIDKITKIFGMEITFVTTAKTDEEAYALLREFGLPFKNAKKNN
- the rpsN gene encoding 30S ribosomal protein S14, with the protein product MAKESMKAREVKRAKLANRYAHKREEIAAKVKSGEMDHEEAWQALSKLPRNSNPIRQHNRCKITGRPKGYIRLFGISRIQFREMASKGLIPGVTKASW
- the rpsH gene encoding 30S ribosomal protein S8, with amino-acid sequence MTDPIADFLTRIRNAVKANHKVVEAPGSKIKQEMTKILYEQGYILAYKFDKDEKGHPSIKIALKWDAATKTNAIKDLKRVSRPGLRQYASVSDMPRVLNGLGIAIISTSKGIMTDAQARKENVGGEVLCYIY
- the rplF gene encoding 50S ribosomal protein L6, encoding MSRIGKLPVNLPAGVTVEVSADNTVSVKGPLGTLSQKVDSDITVEVGTHTDVRTGAEVPAVLVSRPTNQPRHRSMHGLYRALINNMVVGVSKGYEIKQELVGVGFKAEVKGQVLEMSLGYSHDTHFLLPKEVTATAVTEKKGNPIVTFKSIDKQLVGQVAAKLRSLRKPEPYKGKGIKFVGEQIRRKAGKSAGAK
- the rplR gene encoding 50S ribosomal protein L18, which gives rise to MSLNKIERRERIKMRIRKIVSGTPAQPRMTVYRSNKQIYVQFIDDLAGVTLATASSLDKEVAEAAAGKNKCEVAALVGKLAAERATAKGISAVAFDRNGYLYHGRVKQLAEAAREGGLKF
- the rpsE gene encoding 30S ribosomal protein S5 → MSNTNIKKVRTSDLELKDRLVSIQRVTKVTKGGRTFSFSAIVVVGNEDGVVGYGLGKASEVQSAIAKGVEDAKKNLVKIPVINGTIPHKQESRFSGSLVMIRPAAPGTGIIAGGAMRAVLESVGIKNVLAKSKGSSNPHNLVKATIAALCELRDAHSIARLRGISMDKVFNG